The following are encoded together in the Brassica napus cultivar Da-Ae chromosome A9, Da-Ae, whole genome shotgun sequence genome:
- the LOC106369098 gene encoding DNA repair protein recA homolog 3, mitochondrial, translated as MAGILRNASSLRRSLLSSEVSTTRGGVVGTSFQLLQGFAAKAKKKSKSDGSTSSEEGMSKKEIALQQALDQITTSFGKGSIMWLGRAVSPRDVPVYSTGSFSLDLALGVGGLPKGRVVEIYGPEASGKTTLALHVIAEAQKQGGTCVFVDAEHALDSSLAKAIGVNTENLLLSQPDCGEQALSLVDTLVRSGSVDVIVVDSVAALVPKGELEGEMGDAHMAMQARLMSQALRKLSHSLSLSQTLLIFINQVRAKLSTFGGFGGPTEVTCGGNALKFYASMRLNIRRVGLVKKGEDTTGSQVAVKIVKNKLAPPFRTAQFELEFGKGICKVTEIIELSIKHKFVAKNGTFYNLDGKNYHGKEALKKFLRLNESVQEELMAKLKEKLIVDKESESEEEEEEEDSGRVLVSSENTDDEEAPALDVVATATVVES; from the exons ATGGCGGGGATTCTCCGAAACGCGTCTTCACTGAGAcgctctcttctctcttctgag GTATCTACTACTAGAGGAGGTGTGGTTGGCACATCGTTTCAGCTCCTCCAAGGTTTTGCTGCCAAAG CTAAAAAGAAATCAAAGTCAGATGGAAGTACGTCATCTGAAGAAGGTATGTCGAAAAAGGAGATAGCTCTGCAGCAAGCACTTGATCAGATAACCACTTCCTTTGGCAAAGGCTCTATCATGTGGCTCGGTCGTGCTGTTTCTCCTAGAGATGTCCCCGTTTACTCTACCGGCTCTTTTTCCCTCGATCTAGCCTTAGGTGTCGGTGGCCTTCCCAAG GGACGTGTTGTGGAGATATACGGTCCTGAAGCATCTGGCAAAACAACACTTGCTCTTCATGTTATTGCTGAAGCTCAAAAACAAGGAG GAACGTGTGTATTTGTAGATGCTGAGCATGCGCTTGACTCGTCGCTTGCTAAGGCAATCGGTGTGAATACAGAGAACCTGCTTCTCTCGCAGCCTGATTGTGGTGAACAGGCACTTAGTCTTGTCGACACTTTGGTCCGAAGTGGTTCCGTTGATGTTATTGTTGTTGATAGT GTGGCTGCTCTTGTGCCTAAAGGAGAGCTTGAGGGAGAGATGGGTGATGCACATATGGCTATGCAAGCCAGATTGATGAGTCAAGCTTTGCGTAAACTGAGCCACTCTTTATCCTTATCGCAAACCCTTCTCATCTTTATAAACCAG GTGAGAGCTAAACTTTCTACATTCGGAGGATTTGGAGGTCCAACAGAAGTAACATGCGGTGGGAACGCCTTGAAGTTCTACGCTTCTATGCGTCTCAATATCAGGCGAGTGGGACTTGTCAAGAAAGGTGAAGAT ACGACGGGGAGTCAAGTTGCTGTGAAGATAGTGAAGAACAAGCTCGCGCCGCCTTTTAGAACGGCGCAGTTTGAGCTCGAGTTTGGGAAAGGAATCTGCAAGGTCACGGAGATTATCGAGCTGAGCATTAAGCACAAGTTCGTCGCCAAAAACGGAACGTTCTACAATCTGGACGGGAAGAACTACCATGGGAAAGAGGCTTTGAAGAAGTTTCTGAGGCTGAATGAGTCGGTTCAAGAAGAGCTGATGGCCAAGCTCAAAGAAAAGCTCATTGTCGATAAGGAATCTGAatctgaggaagaagaagaagaagaggattcTGGTCGAGTTTTGGTTTCGTCTGAGAAcacagatgatgaagaagcaCCAGCTCTAGACGTTGTTGCTACTGCTACAGTTGTTGAATCATGA
- the LOC106369097 gene encoding nucleosome assembly protein 1;2, translated as MSNDNLNMSDLTAALNVEDRAGLVNALKNKLQNLAGQHSDVLENLTPIVRKRVEALREIQNQHNEIEAKFFEEKAALEAKYQKLYQPFYTKRYEIVNGVVEVEGAPEEEDKAAEEKGVPDFWLIALKNNEITTEEITERDEGALKYLKDIKWNKVEEPKGFKLEFFFDENPYFKNTLLTKTYHMIDEDEPILEKAIGTEIEWYPGKCLTQKILKKKPKKGSKNTKPITKTEECESFFNFFNPPQVPEDEDDLDEELAEELQGRMEQDYDIGSTIKEKIISHAVSWFTGEAVDEDDLEMDDDEEDEEDEEEDEEEDEEDEDDDDDDEEEEEEKGKKSRKKKSGRSQLGEGQQGERPPECKQQ; from the exons atgagcaaCGATAACTTGAACATGTCCGATCTCACCGCCG ccCTTAACGTTGAGGATCGTGCAGGCCTTGTCAATGCTCTTAAG AACAAGTTGCAGAATTTAGCTGGACAACACTCGGATGTCCTTGAGAACTTGACTCCCATTGTCAGGAAGCGTGTCGAGGCTCTAAGAGAGATTCAG AACCAACATAATGAAATTGAAGCAAAGTTTTTCGAGGAAAAGGCAGCTCTTGAAGCTAAGTATCAAAAGTTGTATCAGCCTTTTTATACCAag CGGTATGAGATTGTGAACGGTGTGGTTGAAGTTGAAGGTGCacctgaagaagaagataaagctGCTGAAG AGAAAGGAGTACCTGACTTCTGGCTTATTGCACTCAAGAACAATGAAATAACTACTGAGGAG ATAACTGAGCGAGATGAAGGTGCTCTTAAGTATCTTAAGGATATCAAGTGGAACAAGGTTGAAGAGCCTAAAGGGTTCAAGCTTGAGTTCTTCTTTGATGAGAACCCTTACTTTAAGAACACTCTCTTGACCAAGACGTATCACATGATCGATGAAGATGAGCCTATCCTCGAGAAGGCCATCGGGACGGAGATTGAGTGGTATCCTGGAAAATGTTTGACTCAGAAGATCCTTAAAAAGAAGCCGAAGAAGGGATCCAAAAACACAAAGCCCATCACTAAGACTGAGGAGTGTGAGAGTTTCTTTAACTTCTTCAATCCACCGCAAGTTCCTGAGGACGAAGATGATCTTGATGAGGAATTG GCTGAGGAACTCCAAGGTCGAATGGAGCAGGACTATGATATTGG ATCAACCATTAAAGAGAAAATTATCTCGCATGCTGTGTCATGGTTCACTGGTGAAGCTGTTGACGAAGATGACCTTGAGATggatgatgatgaggaggacgaagaggatgaggaggaggacgaagaggaagatgaagaggacgaggatgatgatgatgatgatgaggaagaagaggaagagaaaggaAAGAAGAGCAGAAAGAAG AAGTCTGGAAGAAGTCAACTTGGGGAAGGTCAGCAAGGTGAGAGGCCACCGGAGTGTAAGCAGCAGTGA